A genome region from Solanum pennellii chromosome 12, SPENNV200 includes the following:
- the LOC107007196 gene encoding profilin-1-like codes for MSWQVYVDDHLLCEIEGNHLSAAAIVGLDGAVWAKSSTFPQFKPSEIDAILNDFNEPGSLAPTGLHLGGSKYMVIQGEPGVVIRGKKGPGGITIKKTNQALLIGIYDEPMTPGQCNLVVERLGDYLVDQGY; via the exons ATGTCGTGGCAAGTATATGTCGATGATCACCTCCTGTGTGAAATCGAAGGGAACCACCTTAGCGCCGCCGCTATCGTCGGCCTTGACGGCGCTGTTTGGGCTAAAAGCTCAACTTTCCCTcag TTCAAACCCTCAGAGATTGATGCCATCCTGAACGATTTTAATGAGCCCGGTTCACTTGCTCCAACTGGCCTGCATCTTGGTGGCTCAAAGTACATGGTCATTCAAGGGGAACCTGGTGTTGTTATTCGAGGAAAGAAG GGACCGGGTGGTATTACTATCAAAAAGACTAATCAGGCTCTACTTATTGGTATCTATGATGAACCAATGACTCCAGGCCAGTGTAACCTGGTTGTTGAGAGGCTCGGTGATTATCTCGTTGATCAAGGTTATTAA